One window from the genome of Oncorhynchus gorbuscha isolate QuinsamMale2020 ecotype Even-year linkage group LG14, OgorEven_v1.0, whole genome shotgun sequence encodes:
- the LOC123995683 gene encoding uncharacterized protein LOC123995683 isoform X1 — translation MSQSNPSFQLIQTLRKSPAVFRRRFHLRPNSTATLAHGDPLYKVLYLGTEKIYSLDLEQAQGAIGLLLQQWAPGAPEKLCKEHALVLRRRYIEVKEIATGRQLAKTYLRDIAFCAADTKHPNVFLYICKLQGQQLQLQCKIFWCTSAERAKDITACLARSFQTALSDWQGQGSETNHMEKGEGSSEVDGLSVIPSLHTNTSSALSGSLRTGRWRRSRGVATLCPLRAMRKERTDSTITNDSTQSTI, via the exons ATGTCTCAGAGTAACCCCTCCTTCCAGCTCATCCAGACTCTGAGGAAGTCTCCCGCTGTGTTCCGCCGCCGGTTCCACCTCCGGCCCAACAGCACCGCTACCCTCGCCCACGGGGATCCCCTCTACAAGGTGCTCTACCTGGGCACTGAGAAAATCTACTCCCTGGATCTGGAGCAGGCCCAGGGGGCCATAGGCCTGCTGCTCCAGCAGTGGGCCCCGGGGGCCCCTGAGAAACTGTGCAAGGAGCACGCTCTAGTGTTGCGGCGGCGTTACATAGAGGTGAAGGAGATTGCCACGGGGAGACAGCTCGCTAAGACCTATCTGAGAGACATTGCGTTCTGCGCGGCCGACACCAAGCACCCCAATGTGTTCCTGTACATCTGTAAGCTGCAAGGCCAGCAACTGCAGTTACAGTGCAAGATATTCTGGTGCACCAGTGCTGAGAGAGCTAAGGACATCACCGCTTGTCTGGCAAGGAGCTTTCAAACGGCTCTTAGTGATTGGCAGGGGCAGGGTAGCGAGACCAATCAcatggagaaaggggagggatcATCGGAGGTGGATGGACTGTCAGTCATCCCAAGCCTTCATACTAATACCTCCTCTGCTCTATCAGGATCTCTAAGGACAG GTCgctggaggaggagtaggggtgTGGCTACTCTGTGTCCTCTCAGAGcgatgaggaaggagaggacagacagcacCATCACCAATGACAGCACACAGTCAACCATTTGA
- the LOC123995683 gene encoding uncharacterized protein LOC123995683 isoform X2, which translates to MSQSNPSFQLIQTLRKSPAVFRRRFHLRPNSTATLAHGDPLYKVLYLGTEKIYSLDLEQAQGAIGLLLQQWAPGAPEKLCKEHALVLRRRYIEVKEIATGRQLAKTYLRDIAFCAADTKHPNVFLYICKLQGQQLQLQCKIFWCTSAERAKDITACLARSFQTALSDWQGQGSETNHMEKGEGSSEVDGLSVIPSLHTNTSSALSGSLRTDRSLEEE; encoded by the exons ATGTCTCAGAGTAACCCCTCCTTCCAGCTCATCCAGACTCTGAGGAAGTCTCCCGCTGTGTTCCGCCGCCGGTTCCACCTCCGGCCCAACAGCACCGCTACCCTCGCCCACGGGGATCCCCTCTACAAGGTGCTCTACCTGGGCACTGAGAAAATCTACTCCCTGGATCTGGAGCAGGCCCAGGGGGCCATAGGCCTGCTGCTCCAGCAGTGGGCCCCGGGGGCCCCTGAGAAACTGTGCAAGGAGCACGCTCTAGTGTTGCGGCGGCGTTACATAGAGGTGAAGGAGATTGCCACGGGGAGACAGCTCGCTAAGACCTATCTGAGAGACATTGCGTTCTGCGCGGCCGACACCAAGCACCCCAATGTGTTCCTGTACATCTGTAAGCTGCAAGGCCAGCAACTGCAGTTACAGTGCAAGATATTCTGGTGCACCAGTGCTGAGAGAGCTAAGGACATCACCGCTTGTCTGGCAAGGAGCTTTCAAACGGCTCTTAGTGATTGGCAGGGGCAGGGTAGCGAGACCAATCAcatggagaaaggggagggatcATCGGAGGTGGATGGACTGTCAGTCATCCCAAGCCTTCATACTAATACCTCCTCTGCTCTATCAGGATCTCTAAGGACAG ACAGGTCgctggaggaggagtag